A part of Phoenix dactylifera cultivar Barhee BC4 chromosome 2, palm_55x_up_171113_PBpolish2nd_filt_p, whole genome shotgun sequence genomic DNA contains:
- the LOC103706477 gene encoding protein TOPLESS-RELATED PROTEIN 2-like: protein MSSLSRELVFLILQFLDEEKFRETVHKLEQESGFFFNMKHFEDQVLAGEWDEVERYLSGFTKVDDNRYSMKIFFEIRKQKYLEALDRHDRAKAVEILVKDLKVFSSFNEELFKEITQLLTLENFRQNEQLSKYGDTKSARNIMLMELKKLIEANPLFRDKLTFPPFKASRLRTLINQSLNWQHQLCKNPRPNPDIKTLFTDHSCAPTNGARAPPPTNSPLVGPIPKPGAFPPIGAHNPFQPVVSPSASAIAGWMSSANPSMPHTAVAQGAPGLVQPPSTAAFLKHPRIPTSAPGMDYQTADSESLMKKMRTGQCDEVPFSGASHPPNFYTPDDLPKIVVRALNQGSSVMSLDFHPQQQIILLVGTNVGDIAIWEVGSREKIAHKTFKVWDVQSCSMALQAALVKDAAISVNRCLWSPDGFILGVAFSKHLVQTYAFNPNGELRQQLEIDAHMGGVNDIAFSHPNKNLSIITCGDDKTIKVWDATTGQRQFAFEGHEAPVYSVCPHYKESIQFIFSTAIDGKIKAWLYDCLGSRVDYDAPGHWCTTMAYSADGSRLFSCGTGKEGDSHLVEWNETEGAIKRTYSGFRKRSLGVVQFDTTRNRFLAAGDEFMIKFWDMDNTNILTTADADGGLPASPRLRFNREGSLLAVTTNDNGIKILANSEGQRLLRMLESRTYEGSRITSQQINIKPQIVNAMGAVSNASGSLAATLERQDRISPAVSMGALTTTDATRTADVKPKILDDADKIMSWKLADIVDSAELKALRLPDTMSTTSKVVRLLYTNSGMAVLALASSAIHKLWKWQRNERNPSGKSTASAAPQLWQPANGILMTNEINDSNPAEESTACIALSKNDSYVMSASGGKVSLFNMMTFKVMTTFMSPPPAATFLAFHPQDNNIIAIGMEDSSIQIYNVRIDEVKTKLKGHQKKITGLAFSQSLNVLVSSGADAQLCVWNIDGWEKKKSRFIQAPASHAAPLVGETKVQFHNDQAHLLVVHESQLSVYDSKLECLRSWSPRDALPAPISCAIYSCDGLLVYAGFCDGAVGVFDADSLRLRCRIAPSAYISPSVPSTGTVYPLAIAAHPSDPNQLALGMSDGAVHVVEPSDTESKWGTLPPKDNGTLPSIPSNPALCNQVSEGPPR, encoded by the exons ATGTCTTCCTTGAGTAGGGAACTGGTTTTCCTTATACTGCAGTTCTTGGATGAGGAGAAGTTCAGGGAGACGGTTCATAA GTTGGAACAAGAATCTGGCTTTTTCTTTAATATGAAACACTTTGAGGACCAAGTTCTTGCAGGGGAGTGGGATGAAGTTGAACGGTATCTGTCTGGGTTCACAAAGGTTGATGACAACCGGTATTCCATGAAAATCTTTTTTGAGATAAGGAAGCAGAAATATCTTGAGGCTCTTGACAG GCATGACAGAGCAAAGGCTGTTGAAATACTTGTGAAGGATCTCAAAGTCTTTTCATCTTTCAATGAAGAATTATTCAAGGAGATTACTCAATTGCTTACCCTGGAGAATTTCAG GCAGAATGAGCAGCTTTCCAAGTATGGCGACACAAAGTCTGCTCGCAATATTATGCTTATGGAGCTTAAGAAGCTTATTGAAGCTAATCCATTGTTCCGTGACAAGCTCACATTTCCACCTTTTAAGGCTTCCAGACTACGGACATTGATCAACCAGAg TTTGAACTGGCAGCATCAACTTTGCAAGAACCCACGACCCAATCCAGATATCAAAACACTTTTTACTGATCACTCATGTGCTCCTACTAACGGAGCGCGTGCTCCTCCACCCACCAACAGCCCCCTTGTAGGACCTATTCCAAAACCAGGGGCATTTCCTCCTATTGGTGCTCATAAT CCATTCCAACCAGTTGTATCTCCATCTGCAAGTGCCATTGCAGGATGGATGTCGAGTGCTAACCCATCGATGCCACATACTGCTGTGGCTCAAGGAGCCCCGGGTCTTGTGCAACCTCCATCTACAG CGGCATTTTTGAAGCACCCAAGGATTCCCACAAGTGCGCCTGGTATGGATTATCAAACTGCTGACTCTGAAAGCTTGATGAAGAAAATGCGTACTGGCCAATGCGATGAG GTGCCATTCTCTGGTGCAAGCCATCCTCCCAACTTTTATACTCCAGATGATCTTCCCAAAATTGTGGTACGGGCCCTCAATCAGGGTTCCAGTGTCATGAGCTTGGACTTCCATCCACAACAACAAATAATTCTTCTTG TTGGAACAAATGTTGGTGATATTGCAATATGGGAAGTTGGATCTCGAGAAAAGATAGCACATAAGACGTTCAAGGTTTGGGATGTACAATCTTGTTCAATGGCCTTACAG GCAGCATTGGTGAAAGATGCAGCTATTTCTGTGAATCGATGCTTATGGAGTCCTGATGGATTTATTCTTG GAGTTGCATTTTCAAAGCATCTTGTGCAGACCTATGCTTTTAATCCCAATGGAGAGTTGCGACAGCAATTGGAG ATTGACGCTCATATGGGTGGTGTCAATGATATTGCCTTTTCTCATCCCAATAAAAATTTGTCAATAATCACATGTGGCGATGACAAGACAATTAAG GTGTGGGACGCTACAACAGGACAAAGGCAATTCGCATTCGAAGGTCATGAAGCTCCTGTGTATTCTGTCTGCCCTCACTATAAAGAGTCTATCCAG TTTATATTCTCCACTGCGATTGATGGAAAAATCAAAGCATGGTTATATGATTGTTTGGGATCTAGAGTTGATTATGATGCTCCCGGACACTGGTGTACCACAATGGCATATAGTGCAGATGGATCAAG GCTATTTTCTTGTGGAACTGGTAAAGAAGGTGATTCCCATTTAGTGGAATGGAATGAGACCGAAGGAGCAATTAAAAGAACGTACTCTGGCTTTAGGAAACGCTCATTAGGTGTTGTCCAGTTTGACACAACTAGGAACCGCTTCTTAGCTGCTGGAGATGAATTTATGATTAAGTTTTGGGATATGGATAATACCAACATCCTAACGACTGCAGATGCTGATGGTGGATTGCCT GCAAGTCCTCGATTGAGATTCAACAGAGAGGGTTCTTTGCTTGCAGTCACAACAAACGATAATGGGATCAAGATCTTAGCAAACAGTGAAGGACAGCGTTTGTTGAGAATGCTAGAGAGCAGGACATACGAGGGCTCTCGGATCACTTCTCAACAGATTAACATTAAG CCTCAAATTGTTAACGCGATGGGTGCTGTTTCAAATGCTTCTGGTTCTCTAGCTGCTACCCTTGAGCGGCAGGATAGAATTTCACCTGCAGTGTCTATGGGTGCCTTG ACGACTACGGATGCTACTAGGACAGCAGATGTTAAACCAAAGATTTTGGATGATGCTGATAAAATCATGAGCTGGAAACTGGCTGACATTGTAGATTCTGCTGAGCTCAAAGCTTTGCGGTTGCCAGACACCATGTCAACGACAAGCAAG GTTGTGCGTCTTCTGTATACAAACTCTGGCATGGCTGTGTTGGCTCTTGCTTCCAGTGCCATTCATAAGCTTTGGAAATGGCAGCGTAATGAAAGAAATCCAAGTGGCAAG TCCACTGCATCTGCTGCACCTCAGCTGTGGCAACCAGCAAATGGAATTCTTATGACCAATGAAATAAATGATAGCAACCCAGCGGAAGAATCAACTGCTTGTATTGCTTTGTCAAAGAATGATTCATATGTTATGTCTGCATCTGGTGGAAAGGTTTCTTTGTTCAACATGATGACATTTAAG GTTATGACGACCTTCATGTCACCTCCTCCTGCAGCCACTTTTCTGGCATTTCATCCTCAGGATAATAATATTATAGCCATAGGAATGGAAGATTCTAGCATCCAAATATATAATGTCAGAATTGATGAG GTAAAAACCAAACTCAAGGGTCACCAGAAAAAAATTACAGGCCTCGCATTTTCCCAGTCATTAAATGTTCTCGTATCTTCAGGAGCAGATGCACAG CTTTGTGTATGGAATATTGATGgatgggagaagaagaaatcaaGATTCATTCAAGCACCAGCTAGTCATGCAGCTCCATTAGTTGGGGAAACCAAGGTTCAGTTCCACAATGATCAGGCACATCTCTTAGTTGTGCACGAAAGCCAACTTTCTGTCTATGACAGCAAACTTGAATGCCTTCGCTCG TGGTCTCCTAGAGATGCCCTTCCTGCCCCCATTTCATGTGCAATATACTCCTGTGATGGTCTGTTGGTATATGCTGGATTCTGTGATGGTGCAGTTGGAGTTTTTGATGCAGACAGCCTGAGGCTTCGATGTCGTATTGCACCTTCTGCCTATATATCCCCTTCAGTTCCCAG CACTGGAACAGTCTATCCTTTGGCTATTGCTGCCCATCCATCAGACCCCAATCAATTAGCATTGGGAATGAGTGATGGGGCAGTCCATGTGGTGGAACCATCAGATACAGAATCAAAATGGGGAACGCTGCCCCCCAAGGACAATGGAACCCTCCCATCCATCCCTTCCAATCCTGCTCTGTGTAATCAGGTATCAGAAGGCCCTCCAAGGTGA
- the LOC103706470 gene encoding SKP1-like protein 4: MAAEASASAAVEAPKTVVLKSSDGEEFEVESVVAIQSEMIKNMIEDGCAESSVPLPNVVGSVLAKVVEYWNRHGSRKADGAAEGEAKELTEWEKEFVKVEKEELFELINAANFLSTKPLLDLCCQAVADTIKDMAVEDVRDYFGIESDFTPEEEAKIRHDISWAFE; this comes from the coding sequence ATGGCTGCTGAAGCGAGCGCCAGCGCGGCGGTGGAGGCCCCAAAGACGGTCGTGCTCAAGAGTTCCGACGGCGAGGAATTCGAGGTGGAGTCGGTCGTGGCGATCCAGTCGGAGATGATCAAGAACATGATCGAGGACGGGTGCGCGGAGAGCAGCGTGCCGCTCCCCAACGTCGTCGGCTCGGTGCTCGCGAAGGTGGTGGAGTACTGGAATCGGCACGGCAGCCGAAAGGCTGATGGGGCGGCGGAGGGAGAGGCGAAGGAGCTGACGGAGTGGGAGAAGGAGTTCGTGaaggtggagaaggaggagctgtTCGAGCTGATCAATGCGGCCAACTTCCTCAGCACCAAGCCGCTGCTCGACCTCTGCTGCCAGGCCGTGGCCGACACCATCAAAGACATGGCCGTCGAGGACGTCCGGGACTACTTCGGCATCGAGAGTGACTTCACTCCCGAAGAGGAGGCCAAGATAAGGCACGACATCAGTTGGGCCTTTGAGTGA